GTTTACCCGACGGTCGTTTCTAACTTCGGTTTTGCTCTTGATCGGCGTCGCGATACTTTCGGCGGCCGTCATCTTTTTCGGAGGTATCACGCTAGTAGGCAGGCCTCTGAGTCGATTGATTGCTCAGGTCAATCAGATCGGAGCTGGCAAGGTCGACCTGCCCCCTGCGTTGACGAGCAACGATGAGCTGGGCCGACTCGCGTTGGCGATCAGCGAAATGAGTCACCGGATCGGGCGGCAGCGCGACACCATTCGGCATACCGATCGGCTCGGCACAATTGGAACGCTCGCCGCTGGGATGGCTCACGAATTGGGCACGCCGCTCAATGTTGTCGCAGGTCGTGCGGGATTGATCAAAAGCGGAAAGCTGAACGCCGAAGAAGTCGCCTCGAGCGCTGCGACAATCCAAAGTGAAGCTGAGAGAATGACGGTAATCATTCGCCAGCTTCTTGACTTCGCGAGGCAGAAGCCGTCTGCCCATCACTTACTCGAGTTGAATGACCTCGTGGGGCAAACCTGCGAGGTTCTGCGACCTTTGGCGGCGAAATCGAATGTCGAAATGATTGTGGATCTACCCGATGAGATTGTCTCGATTGACGGTGATCCAGCCCAAGTTCAACAGGTGCTGACGAACCTCATCACCAACGCGGTCGCGGCGATGCCGAATGGTGGCGTGGTGACTGTCACGCTGGCTCAGCGAGCTGACGACCTAGT
This genomic window from Allorhodopirellula heiligendammensis contains:
- a CDS encoding sensor histidine kinase, which translates into the protein MKLAAKLILVFLLGVLAIVSMFAWQTIQRQRLWDEQRRSAHAADLAETLTPAIEEAYKKGGTITVQQALEISTRQLSGPQVRWIDRQEVTGNAASQTTETTSRQTTSLTITDADGNRKSYSYVPMQIGDENAGTVEIAEPLADQDAFTRRSFLTSVLLLIGVAILSAAVIFFGGITLVGRPLSRLIAQVNQIGAGKVDLPPALTSNDELGRLALAISEMSHRIGRQRDTIRHTDRLGTIGTLAAGMAHELGTPLNVVAGRAGLIKSGKLNAEEVASSAATIQSEAERMTVIIRQLLDFARQKPSAHHLLELNDLVGQTCEVLRPLAAKSNVEMIVDLPDEIVSIDGDPAQVQQVLTNLITNAVAAMPNGGVVTVTLAQRADDLVQNQLAEIRVTDGGVGIDPQDVERIFEPFYTTKDVGQGTGLGLSIAYGIVREHGGNLRFDRAPERGSQFTVTFPVFAPE